From Nitrospinota bacterium, one genomic window encodes:
- a CDS encoding response regulator has product MIDNLPVLLVEDDVVDVKTVKRAFKENKILNVLKVAGNGEEALAYLRHEGAYADKEANPRPGLILLDLNMPVMNGIEFLRAARPLGILRGIPVVVLTTSKMENDRMESYDLGVAGYIIKPVEFKKFVEAVSTLNLYWSLCQLPHPGE; this is encoded by the coding sequence ATGATCGACAATCTCCCCGTTTTGCTGGTGGAAGACGACGTGGTGGATGTAAAAACCGTCAAACGCGCTTTCAAGGAAAACAAGATACTGAACGTGCTCAAGGTGGCGGGGAACGGCGAGGAAGCGCTGGCCTACCTCCGGCACGAAGGGGCGTATGCCGACAAAGAGGCCAATCCGCGCCCCGGCCTCATCCTGCTGGATCTCAACATGCCGGTCATGAACGGCATCGAATTCCTCCGCGCGGCGCGCCCCTTGGGAATCCTGCGCGGCATACCGGTGGTGGTGCTCACCACATCGAAGATGGAAAACGACCGCATGGAAAGTTACGATCTCGGCGTCGCCGGATACATCATCAAACCGGTGGAGTTCAAAAAATTCGTCGAGGCGGTCAGCACCCTCAACCTCTACTGGAGTTTATGCCAACTCCCGCACCCCGGGGAATGA